In Sulfitobacter albidus, the following proteins share a genomic window:
- a CDS encoding FAS1-like dehydratase domain-containing protein, whose product MDQINLSAWIDRREITTGGVDFATAQTARATLGGGPLREGDRLPALWHWCAFRPTAEMADLGPDGHPRPGDFLPPVRLNRRMWAGGALEFLRPLHVGERLTRETRIAGVSEKSGAAGDMVFVTLEHEIAGEAGLAIRERQDIVYLQIPERFRAPKPTAPFDADATEPVMISPPLLFRYSAITFNAHRIHYDLPYTQEVEHYPDLVVHGPLQATLLMDLATRHRGRAPSMFSFRGLHPVFASDTVALALQKASDAEWSLSTVANDTHQGMHARAIWEI is encoded by the coding sequence ATGGATCAGATCAACCTGTCAGCATGGATCGACCGTCGTGAAATCACGACCGGCGGCGTGGATTTCGCCACGGCGCAGACGGCGCGCGCCACACTTGGCGGGGGTCCGCTGCGCGAGGGGGACCGCCTGCCTGCGCTGTGGCATTGGTGCGCCTTCAGGCCGACGGCTGAGATGGCTGATCTGGGGCCGGACGGGCACCCGCGGCCCGGGGATTTCCTGCCGCCCGTGCGTCTGAACCGACGGATGTGGGCCGGCGGTGCCCTGGAGTTTTTGCGCCCTCTGCACGTGGGCGAGCGGCTCACCCGTGAAACCCGCATTGCCGGTGTGTCGGAGAAATCCGGCGCGGCGGGCGACATGGTTTTTGTGACGCTCGAGCATGAGATCGCGGGCGAGGCAGGGCTGGCCATCCGCGAACGTCAGGATATCGTCTATCTCCAGATCCCGGAGCGGTTTCGCGCCCCCAAACCAACTGCGCCCTTTGACGCAGACGCGACCGAGCCTGTGATGATCAGCCCCCCGCTGCTTTTCCGCTACTCTGCGATCACCTTTAATGCACACCGGATCCACTACGATCTGCCCTACACGCAAGAGGTCGAACACTATCCCGACCTGGTGGTGCACGGACCGCTTCAGGCGACGTTGCTGATGGATCTGGCAACCCGCCACCGCGGCCGCGCGCCGTCGATGTTCTCGTTTCGGGGTCTGCACCCGGTCTTTGCCTCCGACACGGTTGCGCTGGCGCTGCAAAAGGCATCCGACGCGGAATGGTCGCTGAGCACGGTCGCCAACGACACACATCAGGGCATGCACGCCCGCGCAATCTGGGAGATTTGA
- a CDS encoding CatB-related O-acetyltransferase, with amino-acid sequence MHAQTLSDAALRPGTVFLADVIDHPRVTVGRCSYASAHQPPGDWAAHLAPYLYDFSPEQLILGQFCQIADGVQFITASANHRFDGISSFPFAIFDDAPMENRPSLPAAGQDTTVGHDVWIGQGARILPGTRIGNGVIVGAGAVVAGDIPDYAIVAGNPARILRMRFTSEEIATLNRIAWWDWPIEMILAHEALICGGDVAGLASVARTPPGSAQK; translated from the coding sequence ATGCACGCACAGACCCTCTCAGATGCCGCGCTGCGCCCCGGGACAGTTTTTCTCGCGGATGTCATCGACCATCCGCGCGTCACCGTGGGGCGCTGCAGCTACGCCAGCGCGCACCAGCCGCCCGGCGATTGGGCCGCGCATCTTGCACCCTATCTGTATGATTTCAGTCCCGAGCAGCTCATCTTGGGGCAGTTCTGCCAGATCGCGGACGGGGTGCAGTTCATCACTGCGTCGGCGAACCACCGCTTTGACGGCATCTCCAGTTTTCCCTTCGCGATCTTCGACGATGCACCGATGGAGAACCGCCCCTCGCTGCCTGCCGCCGGTCAGGATACCACCGTGGGGCATGATGTCTGGATCGGGCAGGGGGCGCGGATCCTGCCGGGGACACGCATTGGAAACGGCGTGATCGTCGGGGCCGGAGCGGTCGTCGCCGGTGATATCCCCGACTATGCCATCGTCGCGGGAAACCCGGCCCGGATCCTGCGCATGCGGTTCACGTCTGAGGAGATCGCGACGCTGAACCGCATCGCCTGGTGGGACTGGCCGATCGAGATGATCCTCGCGCATGAAGCGCTCATCTGCGGCGGCGATGTTGCCGGGCTCGCCTCTGTTGCGCGTACCCCGCCGGGAAGCGCCCAAAAATAA
- the tuf gene encoding elongation factor Tu, whose amino-acid sequence MAKEKFERNKPHVNIGTIGHVDHGKTTLTAAITKYFGDFKAYDQIDGAPEEKARGITISTAHVEYETDTRHYAHVDCPGHADYVKNMITGAAQMDGAILVVNAADGPMPQTREHILLGRQVGIPYMVVFMNKVDQVDDEELLELVEMEIRELLSSYEYPGDDIPIIPGSALAAMNGDNPEIGEEAIRKLMAAVDEYIPTPERAVDMPFLMPVEDVFSISGRGTVVTGRVERGVINVGDEIEIVGIRDTKKTTCTGVEMFRKLLDRGEAGDNIGALLRGIDREGVERGQVLCKPASVKPHTKFEAEAYILTKEEGGRHTPFFANYRPQFYFRTTDVTGTVQLPEGTEMVMPGDNLKFDVELIAPIAMEQGLRFAIREGGRTVGAGVVSKITE is encoded by the coding sequence ATGGCAAAGGAAAAGTTTGAACGTAACAAGCCGCACGTGAACATCGGAACGATTGGTCACGTGGATCACGGCAAGACGACGCTGACGGCGGCGATCACGAAGTACTTCGGCGACTTCAAGGCGTACGACCAGATTGACGGCGCGCCCGAGGAGAAAGCGCGCGGGATCACGATTTCGACGGCGCACGTCGAGTATGAGACCGACACGCGCCACTACGCGCACGTCGACTGCCCCGGCCACGCGGACTACGTCAAGAACATGATCACCGGTGCGGCGCAGATGGACGGCGCGATCCTGGTGGTGAACGCGGCCGACGGCCCGATGCCCCAGACGCGTGAGCACATCCTGCTGGGTCGCCAGGTTGGCATCCCCTACATGGTTGTTTTCATGAACAAAGTCGACCAGGTCGACGATGAGGAGCTGCTCGAGCTCGTCGAAATGGAAATCCGTGAGCTGCTGTCCTCCTACGAGTACCCCGGCGACGACATCCCGATCATCCCCGGCTCCGCGCTGGCGGCGATGAACGGCGACAACCCCGAGATCGGCGAAGAGGCGATCCGCAAGCTGATGGCGGCCGTGGACGAGTACATCCCGACGCCCGAGCGCGCGGTGGACATGCCGTTCCTGATGCCGGTCGAGGACGTGTTCTCGATCTCCGGCCGCGGGACCGTTGTGACGGGTCGCGTCGAGCGTGGCGTGATCAACGTGGGCGACGAGATCGAAATCGTCGGCATCCGCGACACCAAGAAGACGACCTGCACGGGCGTGGAAATGTTCCGCAAGCTGCTGGACCGCGGTGAAGCGGGCGACAACATCGGCGCGCTGCTGCGCGGCATCGACCGTGAAGGCGTCGAGCGTGGCCAGGTTCTGTGCAAGCCGGCTTCCGTGAAGCCCCACACCAAGTTCGAAGCCGAAGCCTACATCCTCACCAAAGAGGAAGGCGGCCGTCACACGCCGTTCTTCGCGAACTACCGCCCGCAGTTCTACTTCCGCACGACGGACGTGACCGGCACGGTTCAGCTGCCCGAGGGCACCGAGATGGTGATGCCGGGCGACAACCTGAAGTTCGACGTCGAGCTGATCGCGCCGATCGCGATGGAGCAGGGCCTGCGCTTCGCCATCCGTGAAGGTGGCCGGACAGTGGGTGCGGGGGTCGTCTCGAAGATTACAGAGTAA
- a CDS encoding M48 family metallopeptidase: MTDLPSRPPPAAYRFDSRSSAYFDGDVPLPRDVALRVDQAAGTLEIAFPGGEGDTVLWPLRDIRRLDDIAGNDSMVLRWTNDPMARLHLRNPDVARAMPHLTRRAPPKGRLRLAAWAGAAVLAVALQIGVLIPLLADRLAVFVPPAGERALGEATFAQIRQALAGTGLPPLATCDYDPGLAALDKMVRALGADPDAEDGPTVFVLDHEMVNAFALPGGFVVFFDGLIDAAESPNEVAAVMAHELGHVVNRDPTRHALRSAGSIGILGLMFGDFAGGAVVLFLTEQLISARYAQDAETGADTYAYGALEEAGISPAALGDMFARLRDEYGDTEGVVSHFVSHPTLGSRIDAARAAADPDASYGDILTDAEWANLKAVCD, from the coding sequence ATGACCGATCTGCCCTCCCGTCCGCCCCCCGCGGCCTACCGCTTTGATTCGCGCTCCAGCGCCTATTTCGACGGTGATGTGCCGCTGCCCCGCGACGTGGCGCTGCGCGTGGATCAGGCGGCAGGCACGCTCGAGATCGCCTTTCCCGGCGGTGAGGGGGATACGGTTCTGTGGCCGCTGCGCGACATCCGTCGCCTCGACGATATCGCGGGCAACGACAGCATGGTGCTGCGCTGGACGAACGATCCGATGGCGCGCCTGCATTTGCGCAACCCGGATGTGGCGCGCGCCATGCCGCATCTGACCCGCCGTGCGCCGCCAAAGGGGCGCCTGCGGCTCGCGGCCTGGGCCGGGGCGGCGGTGCTGGCGGTGGCGCTGCAAATCGGCGTGCTGATCCCGCTGCTTGCCGACCGGCTTGCGGTGTTCGTACCCCCCGCGGGCGAACGCGCGCTGGGCGAGGCGACATTCGCGCAAATCCGCCAGGCGCTTGCGGGCACCGGCCTGCCGCCGCTGGCGACCTGCGACTATGATCCCGGTCTTGCCGCGCTCGACAAGATGGTGCGCGCGCTGGGCGCGGACCCGGATGCCGAAGACGGGCCGACGGTCTTTGTGCTCGATCACGAGATGGTCAATGCCTTTGCCCTGCCGGGGGGATTCGTCGTGTTCTTCGACGGGCTGATCGACGCCGCCGAAAGCCCCAATGAGGTCGCCGCCGTGATGGCGCATGAGTTGGGCCATGTGGTCAACCGCGACCCCACCCGCCACGCGCTGCGCTCGGCGGGTTCTATCGGGATCCTTGGCCTGATGTTCGGGGATTTTGCCGGGGGCGCGGTGGTCTTGTTCCTCACCGAACAGCTGATATCGGCCCGCTACGCGCAGGACGCCGAGACGGGCGCCGATACCTACGCCTACGGCGCGTTGGAAGAGGCCGGGATCTCTCCGGCCGCCCTTGGCGACATGTTCGCGCGGCTGCGCGATGAATACGGCGACACCGAAGGGGTGGTGTCGCATTTTGTGAGCCACCCCACGCTGGGCAGTCGCATCGACGCCGCCCGTGCCGCCGCCGACCCCGACGCGTCCTACGGCGACATCCTGACCGATGCGGAATGGGCCAACCTCAAGGCCGTGTGCGACTAG
- a CDS encoding DUF898 family protein — protein MFWLALKTGFWSILTLGFYRFWMKTRLRRWYWSAIRPGGHPLEYVGDPWEKLLGFFIAVVILTFYIGIVNLALMFVSFSVFQSAFIGYAGSFIGVVPLWFYAQYRARRYVLGRTRWRSVRFGLEPGAWGYAWRALVHWVLTLCTLGVLWPRMTFWLEKYKTDRTFFGSAHLRQEGRWQMLIPATWPFVAALLATGLWALWVIYFAPVYPGGDASLDTLLEQFDPLTADPAFFVALNAPGRLFLALPLLAALIYGAVHYRFVSKRILANHKSALGVRLRSTLKGLRVSMIYTLGTTLAYLSLVFGLILVVFLGLGLIGFDTFLESQVNGADPLAALPRWLSIAVVAVLYLGVFLLWNVLHHTFVTYPLMRHMAVTLSLENVAGLAGVSQVARDEFAEAEGFAEALDLGAAI, from the coding sequence CTGTTCTGGCTGGCGTTGAAAACCGGCTTTTGGTCGATCCTGACGCTGGGCTTTTACCGCTTTTGGATGAAAACCCGCCTGCGCCGCTGGTACTGGTCGGCGATCCGCCCCGGTGGTCATCCGCTGGAATACGTGGGCGATCCTTGGGAGAAGCTGTTGGGCTTTTTCATCGCCGTGGTGATCCTGACGTTCTACATCGGCATCGTGAACCTTGCGCTGATGTTCGTCAGCTTCTCGGTCTTTCAAAGCGCGTTCATCGGCTACGCGGGCAGCTTCATCGGCGTGGTGCCGCTGTGGTTCTATGCGCAATACCGCGCGCGGCGCTACGTGCTGGGGCGCACCCGCTGGCGCAGCGTGCGTTTCGGGCTGGAGCCGGGGGCCTGGGGCTATGCCTGGCGTGCGCTGGTGCATTGGGTGCTGACGCTCTGCACGCTGGGCGTCCTGTGGCCGCGCATGACGTTCTGGCTGGAGAAATACAAGACCGACCGCACGTTCTTCGGCTCCGCCCATTTGCGGCAGGAGGGGCGCTGGCAAATGCTGATCCCCGCCACATGGCCCTTTGTCGCCGCCCTACTGGCGACGGGTCTGTGGGCGCTGTGGGTGATCTATTTCGCGCCGGTCTATCCGGGCGGTGACGCCTCGCTCGATACCCTGCTGGAGCAGTTTGATCCGCTGACCGCCGATCCCGCGTTTTTTGTCGCACTCAACGCGCCGGGGCGGCTGTTTCTGGCGCTGCCGCTGCTGGCGGCGCTGATCTATGGCGCGGTGCACTACCGCTTTGTCAGCAAGCGCATCCTCGCCAATCACAAGTCGGCGCTGGGCGTGCGCCTGCGCTCGACCCTCAAGGGGCTGCGGGTATCGATGATCTATACGCTGGGCACGACGCTGGCCTATCTGAGCCTTGTCTTCGGGCTGATCCTTGTGGTGTTTCTGGGGCTTGGCCTGATCGGCTTTGACACATTCCTTGAATCACAGGTGAACGGCGCCGACCCGTTGGCGGCCCTGCCGCGCTGGCTCTCGATTGCCGTGGTGGCGGTCCTGTATCTGGGGGTATTCCTGTTGTGGAACGTGCTGCACCACACCTTTGTCACCTACCCGCTGATGCGCCACATGGCCGTCACGCTCAGCCTTGAGAATGTCGCGGGTCTGGCGGGCGTGAGTCAGGTCGCGCGCGATGAATTCGCCGAGGCCGAAGGCTTTGCCGAAGCGTTGGATCTGGGGGCCGCGATATGA
- the parC gene encoding DNA topoisomerase IV subunit A, with protein MSDISDPEDTGAAQMSEPLRRALGDRYLTYALSTIMHRALPDARDGLKPVHRRILYAMSRLRLGSTGGFLKSAKISGDTMGDFHPHGDAAIYDAMARLAQDFNVRYPLVDGQGNFGNIDGDNPAASRYTEARMTAVAEALLEGLGEDVVDFRDNYDGRLTEPAVLPAQFPNLLANGASGIAVGMATNIPPHNIAELCDACIHLIRTPDCYDDTLLKYVPGPDFPTGGIIVEPADQIAQAYRTGKGGFRLRCRYEVEDLGRGQWQVVVTEIPYQVQKSKLIEKIAEVIQTKKAPLLADVRDESAEDIRLILEPRSKNVDPEVLMGTLYRVTDLEVRFSLNMNVLIDGVTPKVCSMKEVLRAFLDHRREVLERRSRHRLSKIDHRLEVLEGFIVAFLNLDRVIDIIRYDEEPKAALMREDWGRDHVRAMDEKDYVTPPPGEGELSEVQAEAILNMRLRSLRRLEELELLREQSELMEERAGLEDLLESVDLQWQTITEQLRATKKQFGKDYEGGARRSTFAEAGEVEDVPLEALIDREPITVVCSEMGWIRAMNGHIDLERELKFKDGDGPRFIFHAQTTDRLLVFGSNGRFYTIGATALPGGRGMGEPVRLMVDLPNEAQIVALFIHDPEGKLIVASTAGDGFVVPEAEVVAQTRSGKQVLNVRGDTRALVCKPVSGDSVATVGENRKVLVFGLDELPEMGRGKGVRLQKFKDGGLSDLTTFSREEGLSWKDPAGRTRTETALAEWTGKRASAGRMAPRGFPRDNRFT; from the coding sequence ATGTCAGATATTTCCGATCCCGAGGACACCGGCGCCGCCCAGATGTCCGAACCGCTGCGCCGTGCGCTGGGTGATCGCTATCTGACGTATGCGCTCAGCACGATCATGCACCGCGCGCTGCCCGACGCGCGTGACGGGCTCAAACCCGTGCATCGCCGGATCCTCTATGCGATGAGCCGCTTGCGGCTGGGATCGACGGGCGGTTTCCTGAAATCGGCCAAGATCAGCGGCGACACGATGGGCGATTTCCACCCCCACGGGGACGCCGCGATTTACGATGCGATGGCGCGTCTGGCGCAGGATTTCAACGTGCGCTACCCGCTGGTCGACGGGCAGGGCAATTTCGGCAACATCGACGGGGATAACCCGGCCGCCAGCCGCTATACCGAAGCGCGCATGACCGCCGTGGCAGAGGCGCTGCTGGAAGGGCTGGGCGAGGATGTCGTGGATTTCCGCGACAACTACGACGGCCGCCTGACGGAGCCTGCCGTGCTGCCTGCGCAGTTTCCCAATCTGCTGGCCAATGGCGCGTCGGGCATTGCCGTGGGCATGGCCACCAACATCCCGCCGCACAACATTGCCGAGCTGTGCGATGCCTGTATCCACCTGATCCGCACGCCCGATTGCTACGACGATACGCTGCTGAAATACGTTCCCGGCCCGGATTTCCCCACAGGCGGCATCATTGTCGAGCCTGCGGACCAGATCGCGCAGGCCTACCGCACCGGCAAGGGGGGCTTTCGCCTGCGCTGCCGCTACGAGGTGGAGGATCTGGGCCGAGGCCAGTGGCAGGTCGTCGTCACCGAGATCCCCTATCAGGTCCAGAAATCCAAGCTGATCGAAAAGATCGCCGAGGTGATCCAGACCAAGAAGGCGCCGCTGCTGGCCGACGTGCGCGACGAAAGCGCCGAAGACATCCGCCTGATTCTTGAGCCACGCTCGAAAAACGTGGATCCGGAAGTGCTGATGGGCACGCTTTACCGCGTCACTGACCTTGAGGTGCGGTTTTCGCTGAACATGAACGTGCTGATCGACGGGGTCACGCCCAAGGTCTGCTCGATGAAGGAAGTGCTGCGCGCCTTCCTCGATCACCGCCGCGAGGTGTTGGAGCGCCGCTCACGGCACCGGCTGTCCAAGATCGACCACCGGCTTGAAGTGCTCGAAGGGTTCATCGTCGCCTTTCTGAACCTGGACCGGGTGATCGACATCATCCGCTACGACGAGGAGCCGAAGGCCGCGTTGATGCGCGAGGATTGGGGCCGCGACCACGTGCGCGCCATGGACGAAAAGGATTACGTCACCCCACCGCCCGGCGAGGGTGAGCTGTCGGAAGTGCAGGCCGAGGCGATCCTGAACATGCGTCTGCGCAGCCTGCGCCGCCTCGAAGAGCTGGAACTGTTGCGCGAGCAGTCCGAGCTGATGGAGGAACGCGCGGGGCTGGAGGATCTGCTCGAAAGCGTCGATCTGCAATGGCAGACGATCACCGAGCAGCTGCGGGCGACCAAAAAGCAATTCGGCAAGGACTACGAAGGCGGCGCGCGCCGCTCGACCTTTGCCGAGGCGGGCGAGGTCGAGGATGTGCCGCTAGAGGCGCTCATCGACCGGGAGCCGATCACCGTCGTGTGCTCCGAAATGGGGTGGATCCGCGCGATGAACGGCCATATCGATCTTGAACGCGAGCTGAAGTTCAAGGACGGCGACGGCCCGCGCTTTATCTTCCACGCGCAGACCACCGACCGGCTGCTGGTGTTCGGCAGCAACGGGCGGTTCTACACCATCGGCGCCACGGCCCTGCCCGGCGGGCGCGGCATGGGGGAGCCTGTCCGCCTGATGGTCGATCTGCCCAATGAGGCGCAGATCGTGGCGCTGTTCATCCACGACCCCGAGGGCAAGCTGATCGTCGCCTCCACCGCCGGGGACGGTTTTGTCGTGCCCGAGGCGGAGGTTGTCGCCCAGACCCGCTCGGGTAAACAAGTTCTCAACGTGCGCGGCGACACCCGCGCGCTGGTCTGCAAACCCGTGAGCGGCGACAGTGTCGCCACCGTGGGCGAAAATCGCAAGGTGCTGGTGTTCGGCCTTGATGAGCTGCCCGAGATGGGGCGTGGTAAGGGCGTGCGCCTGCAAAAATTCAAGGACGGCGGCCTGTCGGATCTGACGACCTTCAGCCGCGAAGAGGGGCTCAGCTGGAAAGACCCCGCCGGGCGCACCCGTACCGAGACGGCGCTGGCCGAATGGACCGGCAAACGTGCCAGTGCCGGCCGCATGGCGCCCCGAGGCTTCCCGCGTGACAACCGGTTCACCTGA
- a CDS encoding SH3 domain-containing protein, which produces MKTFIGLTFAFLAFAFYEMSGGSEFEPASARIEAQAPVATAEAAPAPKIGITRTAAVAPEPQVTRVALNLTNLQDATEAATAPDASKITATPGNNDVQITPVALDQGDANATEESPQIILPSLIATTPEAPRGDIREVSGNRVNVRGGPSTDYGVVGKLTRGDAVRVLEDNGNGWVLMEAVNGGTEGWMAEFLLTSG; this is translated from the coding sequence ATGAAAACGTTTATCGGTTTGACCTTTGCCTTTCTGGCATTCGCTTTCTACGAGATGAGCGGCGGCTCCGAGTTCGAGCCCGCAAGCGCACGGATCGAGGCGCAAGCACCTGTCGCGACGGCAGAGGCGGCCCCCGCCCCCAAGATCGGGATCACCCGGACCGCAGCGGTTGCGCCTGAGCCGCAAGTAACCCGTGTCGCCCTCAACCTGACCAACCTTCAGGACGCGACAGAAGCCGCTACCGCCCCCGACGCTTCAAAAATCACGGCCACGCCGGGAAATAACGATGTTCAGATCACGCCGGTTGCCCTTGATCAGGGTGATGCAAATGCCACTGAAGAGTCGCCGCAGATCATCCTTCCGAGCCTGATCGCCACCACGCCCGAGGCGCCACGCGGCGACATTCGCGAGGTCTCCGGCAACCGCGTGAACGTGCGCGGCGGTCCCAGCACGGATTACGGCGTTGTTGGCAAGCTGACGCGCGGCGACGCGGTGCGTGTGCTCGAGGACAACGGCAACGGCTGGGTCCTGATGGAAGCCGTGAACGGTGGCACCGAAGGCTGGATGGCCGAATTCCTGCTCACCTCCGGCTGA
- a CDS encoding twin transmembrane helix small protein: MSDPFFILIVIAVLAVVVVLMMGLGGFAKGGKFNAQNSNKLMRWRIGLQFLAVVLIAIYVFTRS; encoded by the coding sequence ATGTCAGATCCGTTTTTCATTCTCATCGTCATCGCCGTGCTGGCGGTTGTCGTGGTACTGATGATGGGGCTTGGCGGATTTGCCAAAGGCGGCAAATTCAACGCCCAGAATTCCAACAAGTTGATGCGCTGGCGGATCGGTTTGCAGTTCCTCGCGGTCGTGCTGATCGCGATCTACGTCTTTACGCGGAGCTAG
- a CDS encoding cob(I)yrinic acid a,c-diamide adenosyltransferase, whose translation MVVLNKIYTRTGDKGDTALGNGERIAKHDTRVEAYGTADELNCFVGVARLHAEGETDEALSRIQNDLFDLGADLCRPDMEKDAEAEYPPLRMADAQVDRLEAEIDVMNANLEPLRSFILPGGAELAAHLHVCRTVARRAERLATALGTRESVNAAAVTYLNRLSDWFFVAARVANNGGKDDVLWIPGANR comes from the coding sequence ATGGTCGTTCTCAACAAGATTTACACCCGCACCGGCGACAAGGGCGATACCGCACTCGGCAACGGGGAGCGAATCGCCAAGCACGACACGCGGGTCGAAGCCTATGGCACGGCGGATGAACTGAACTGCTTTGTCGGCGTCGCGCGCCTGCACGCGGAGGGAGAGACCGACGAGGCCCTGTCACGCATCCAGAATGATCTGTTCGATCTGGGCGCCGATTTGTGCCGCCCCGACATGGAAAAAGACGCCGAGGCTGAATACCCGCCGCTGCGCATGGCGGACGCGCAGGTTGACCGGCTGGAAGCCGAGATCGACGTGATGAACGCCAATCTTGAGCCGCTGCGCAGTTTCATCCTGCCGGGCGGGGCCGAACTGGCCGCACATCTGCACGTCTGCCGTACCGTGGCACGGCGCGCGGAGCGGTTGGCAACGGCCCTTGGCACCCGCGAGAGCGTGAACGCGGCCGCGGTCACCTACCTCAACCGCCTCAGCGACTGGTTTTTTGTCGCCGCCCGCGTCGCCAACAACGGCGGCAAGGATGATGTCCTGTGGATTCCGGGCGCCAACCGCTAG
- a CDS encoding electron transfer flavoprotein subunit beta/FixA family protein, whose product MKVLVPVKRVIDYNVKVRVKADGSGVDLANVKMSMNPFDEISVEQAIRLKEAGQADEVVVVSIGVKQSQETLRTALAMGADRAILIVATDDVHQDIEPLTVAKILKGVVDEEQPGLVLCGKQAIDNDMNATGQMLAALMGWSQATFASEVEIAGDKAKVTREVDGGLQTIEVAMPTVVTVDLRLNEPRYASLPNIMKAKKKPLDEKTPSDYGVEIAPRLEILKTEEPAARAAGIKVGSVDELVSKLKEAGAV is encoded by the coding sequence ATGAAGGTGCTTGTACCTGTCAAACGCGTGATCGACTACAACGTGAAGGTTCGCGTCAAAGCGGACGGTTCCGGCGTCGATCTTGCCAACGTCAAAATGTCGATGAACCCCTTCGACGAGATTTCCGTCGAGCAGGCCATCCGCCTCAAGGAAGCGGGCCAGGCCGATGAGGTCGTCGTCGTCTCCATCGGCGTCAAGCAAAGCCAGGAAACCCTGCGCACCGCCCTCGCCATGGGTGCCGACCGCGCGATCCTGATCGTGGCCACCGATGACGTGCACCAGGACATTGAGCCGCTGACCGTCGCCAAGATCCTCAAGGGCGTCGTGGACGAAGAGCAGCCCGGCCTCGTGCTCTGCGGCAAGCAGGCGATCGACAATGACATGAACGCGACCGGCCAGATGCTCGCCGCCCTCATGGGCTGGAGCCAGGCAACCTTCGCCTCCGAAGTCGAGATTGCGGGCGACAAGGCCAAGGTCACACGGGAAGTGGACGGCGGTTTGCAGACGATCGAAGTGGCGATGCCCACAGTTGTGACAGTCGATCTGCGTCTGAACGAGCCGCGCTATGCCTCGCTGCCCAACATCATGAAGGCCAAGAAAAAGCCGTTGGATGAAAAAACACCCAGCGACTACGGCGTGGAAATCGCGCCCCGGCTCGAAATCCTGAAAACCGAAGAACCCGCCGCGCGTGCCGCCGGTATCAAGGTTGGCTCGGTCGATGAACTTGTCTCGAAACTCAAAGAAGCGGGGGCCGTGTAA
- a CDS encoding electron transfer flavoprotein subunit alpha/FixB family protein: MAVLLLAEVNDGELAMDATAKAVTAAVQLGEVTVLCAGGSAAAAGDAAAKIDGVAKVLVAEDASLGHRLAESTAALIVSLADDYEHIVAPATTDAKNVMPRVAALLDVMIISDASGVVDGSTFERPIYAGNAIQTVKSSDAKKVVTFRGASFDAAGEGGSASVETVSAAADPGLSSWVEDKVAESDRPELTSAGVVVSGGRGVGSEEDFAMIEKLADKLGAAVGASRAAVDSGYAPNDWQVGQTGKVVAPDLYVAVGISGAIQHLAGMKDSKIIVAINKDEEAPIFQVADYGLVADLFEAVPELTEKLG, translated from the coding sequence ATGGCTGTACTCCTCCTTGCAGAAGTGAACGACGGCGAACTGGCGATGGACGCCACCGCCAAGGCCGTGACAGCGGCCGTGCAACTGGGCGAAGTGACCGTGCTGTGCGCCGGTGGCTCTGCCGCGGCAGCGGGTGACGCGGCCGCAAAGATCGACGGCGTGGCAAAAGTGCTCGTCGCCGAGGATGCAAGCCTTGGCCACCGCCTGGCGGAATCCACGGCGGCGCTGATCGTGTCGCTGGCGGATGACTATGAGCACATCGTCGCCCCGGCGACGACCGATGCCAAGAACGTCATGCCCCGCGTGGCAGCCCTGCTGGACGTGATGATCATCTCCGACGCCTCCGGCGTGGTTGATGGCAGCACATTCGAGCGTCCGATCTACGCGGGCAACGCGATCCAGACCGTGAAATCCTCCGACGCGAAAAAGGTCGTCACCTTCCGTGGCGCCTCCTTTGACGCGGCGGGTGAAGGCGGCTCCGCTTCGGTCGAGACGGTGAGCGCGGCAGCCGATCCCGGTCTGTCGAGCTGGGTCGAGGACAAGGTCGCCGAAAGCGATCGCCCCGAGCTCACATCGGCTGGTGTCGTTGTCTCCGGCGGTCGCGGTGTCGGCTCCGAAGAAGACTTTGCCATGATCGAAAAACTGGCGGACAAGCTGGGCGCCGCCGTCGGTGCATCGCGCGCGGCGGTCGATTCGGGCTACGCGCCCAACGACTGGCAGGTCGGCCAGACCGGCAAGGTCGTCGCCCCCGATCTCTATGTCGCTGTCGGCATCTCCGGTGCGATCCAGCACCTTGCCGGTATGAAAGACAGCAAGATCATCGTCGCGATCAACAAGGACGAAGAGGCGCCAATCTTTCAAGTTGCCGACTACGGCCTCGTTGCCGATCTGTTCGAAGCCGTGCCCGAGCTGACAGAAAAGCTCGGCTGA